Genomic window (Neorhizobium galegae bv. orientalis str. HAMBI 540):
GATCCTCTATATCGAGGCGGCCTTGATCTACCTGGTCTTGAGCTCGGTGCTGTCATCGTTGCAGAACAGGCTTGAAAAGCGTTTCGCCCGTTATGGCGGCATGATGGAGTCAAACCGATGATCGACCTTTCCAACATCGAAAAGCGGTTCGGCGACGCGGTCATCCTGAAGGACATCAGCCTCGGCATTCCCGAGGGAAGTGTCACCGCGCTCATCGGTCCCTCGGGCGGTGGCAAGAGCACGCTGCTGCGCTGCATCAACCTCCTGGAGATCCCGACAGCCGGCTCCGTCCGCATCGGCGATGAAAAGATCGACTTCGAGCCCGGCATGAAGATCGGCTGGAAGTCGATCCAGAAAATCCGCCGCCAGACCGGTATGGTCTTCCAGAACTTCCAGCTCTTTCCGCATCGCACGGCGATCGAGAACGTCATGGAAGGACTGACGACGGTTCTCAGGTGGCCGCGCGAAAAAGCCCATAACCGCGCCACCGAACTGCTCACCAAGGTGGGAATGGCACATAAGACCGAGGCCTGGCCCTCCGAGCTTTCCGGTGGGCAACAGCAAAGGGTGGCGATCGCCCGGGCGCTTGCGCCTTCGCCCAAGGTTCTTCTCTGTGACGAACCGACCTCGGCCCTCGATCCTGAACTCTCCGCCGAGGTCATCGACGTGCTCGGCCGGCTTGCTGCCGAAGGAACGACGATGGTGATGGCGACGCACGACTTGCGCCTTGCCTCGCGGATTGCCAACCACGTCGTTTTCCTCGAGAGCGGAAAAGTGGTCGAGTCTGGCAGAGCGGAGGCGATCTTTGGTGATC
Coding sequences:
- a CDS encoding amino acid ABC transporter ATP-binding protein — protein: MIDLSNIEKRFGDAVILKDISLGIPEGSVTALIGPSGGGKSTLLRCINLLEIPTAGSVRIGDEKIDFEPGMKIGWKSIQKIRRQTGMVFQNFQLFPHRTAIENVMEGLTTVLRWPREKAHNRATELLTKVGMAHKTEAWPSELSGGQQQRVAIARALAPSPKVLLCDEPTSALDPELSAEVIDVLGRLAAEGTTMVMATHDLRLASRIANHVVFLESGKVVESGRAEAIFGDPRQERTKSFISSINAAQTAHI